In Mya arenaria isolate MELC-2E11 chromosome 1, ASM2691426v1, the genomic stretch AGGGGATGGATACACCTGTCCCAACCTGGAAGGAGATGGACACACCTGTCCCAACCTGGAAGGAGATGGACACACCTGTCCCAACCTGGAAGGGGATGGATACACCTGTCTCAACCTGGAAGGGGATGGATACACCTGTCCCAACCTGGAAGGGGATGGACACACCTGTCCCAACCTGGAAGGGGATGGATACACCTGTCCCAACCTGGAAGGGGATGGATACACCTGTCCCAACCTGGAAGGAGATGGACACACCTGTCCCAAACCGGAAAGGGGTTGGACACACCTGTCCCAACCGGATAGGGGATGGACACACCTGCTTCAACCGGGAAGGAGATGGACACACCTGCCCCAACCGGGTAGACTATTGACACACCTGCCCCAACCGGGAATGGGATGGACACATCTGCTTCAACCGGAAAGGGTATGGACACACTGGGAAGGGGATGGACACACCTGCCCCAACCGGGAAGGGGATGGACACACCTGCCCCAACCGGGAAGGGGATGGACACACCTGCCGCAACTGGGAAGGGGATGGACACACCTGCCCCAACCGGGAAGGGGATGAACACACGTGCCCCGACCGGGAAGGGGATGGACACACCTACCCCATCCGGGAGGGGGTTGGACACATCTGCCACAACCGGGAAGGGAATGGACACACCTGCCCCAACCGGGAAGGGGATTGACCCACCTGCACCAACCGGGAAGGGGATGGACACACCTGTCCCAACCGGGAAGGGGATGGACACACCTGCCCCAACCGGGAAGGGGATTGACACACCTGCCCCAACCGGGAAGGGGATTGAACCGGGAAGGGGATGGACACACCTGCCTGAACCGGGAAGGGGTTGGACACACCTCAAGGATTTATCGTTCAGACATAAAGTGCCAGCCTTGGGCGTTTTTGCTGCATATATGTGTGTGAATTGAACTTTAGCAATCATCGAAAATGAACACGATGTTGAGAAAATCGATGTATTTCCATGTGTAACGTTTAAACAGATCTAAGATAATTAAAGGTGCGTCTTAACGGACCACTGATGTAGGGTAGTCTGTTCCAATTGCTATGGTCGGCGCGGATGCTCCACTTAGGTGATACATTCCCGGAGATAAAATCATTCTAAATTCAGGGTACATGGTGGTGTTTCCGGGTATGTCAAAATCCCGACAATCGGGGTTCAACCTGTCAAAAGTCCCCATATATGCATGTGACCCCCCGGGCAAAAAAATGACAGTACACAACCAATTTTCTAGCAACataacttttgatattttgcaACTTTTATGTATATTGTCGTTCTCATTGGCACAAATTTCAAACTATTGGTGAACAGTAGCTTATCGCGGGCACATACTACGTGACAACATATGCATGAATCTTTAAAAATCGTGCGTTCtctttataaatatgatatacgAATGTTTTGAATTGCTCTTCTGAGAGTCCTAGTTCAATATCGTGACTTGTTAATTATGGCatcgtatatatatttatataaaacgtATTCGTGGTATTCTGCATCATGAATATGACCATGCCAAATTAATTCTACGTTTGGCGTGAAATGGCAGGAAGGTTTTGGGTCTTGGATCAGTTCCAGTCCTGCAAATATGAAAGGGTTTTGGGTATTGAcgcaaaaatgacatttttctgtCTTGCCTAGTctttatatgtttcttttttatttgagCAGCTGTATTGCTAGCTTCGTGGGTGTTCCTTCGAGTGTCTTGCTTGGACCAAAGTGACCATTCAACATatgcataacaaaatatttccttgtgtttgttttctttttttgttggCAGTCAATTAGCATTCATTCATGAATCTCATCAATATAATCGAATCAAATTTTATATTCACGTACATACACTTGAATATTGCTTGCGGCAATCGAAGTCCATAGATTTATGCCGGAACTGtgccaaaaaaaaaacccattattTTTTCTGCGGTTTTAGCCACTGACAACAACCGTTACAACAGTGATATAAATGGTGACAGTGTTGACAATGTTGACAATGATGACAGTGGCGACAATAATGACCCTGATGGCAATGGTGACACTGATGGCAATGGTGATAGTAATGCAAATGGCGACAATGATGACACTGATGACAGTGTTGACAGTGATGACGTTTcttacaatgatgaaaatgataacaTTGATAAGAA encodes the following:
- the LOC128227988 gene encoding foot protein 1 variant 2-like — its product is MDTPVPTWKEMDTPVPTWKEMDTPVPTWKGMDTPVSTWKGMDTPVPTWKGMDTPVPTWKGMDTPVPTWKGMDTPVPTWKEMDTPVPNRKGVGHTCPNRIGDGHTCFNREGDGHTCPNRVDY
- the LOC128227997 gene encoding germ cell nuclear acidic protein-like, with amino-acid sequence MDTPAPTGKGMDTPAPTGKGMDTPAATGKGMDTPAPTGKGMNTRAPTGKGMDTPTPSGRGLDTSATTGKGMDTPAPTGKGIDPPAPTGKGMDTPVPTGKGMDTPAPTGKGIDTPAPTGKGIEPGRGWTHLPEPGRATDNNRYNSDINGDSVDNVDNDDSGDNNDPDGNGDTDGNGDSNANGDNDDTDDSVDSDDVSYNDENDNIDKNDDNGDNGDIGDKNDYDDSDGNSGNYDNSDSDGNGDKGDNDN